A region of Pseudomonas cavernicola DNA encodes the following proteins:
- the ssuC gene encoding aliphatic sulfonate ABC transporter permease SsuC: MTTNYINTLARRLAPWALPVALLAGWQLAVVGGWLSTRILPAPSAVIEAGVALVRSGELWQHLAISGWRAAIGFAVGGGIGLSLGFITGLSTWGERFLDSSVQMVRNVPHLALIPLVILWFGIDESAKIFLVALGTVFPIYLNTYHGIRNVDPALVEMARSYGLSGFGLFRQVILPGALPSILVGVRFALGFMWLTLIVAETISASAGIGYLAMNAREFLQTDVVVLAILLYAVLGKLADLAARGLERVWLRWHPAYQVAKGGAV; the protein is encoded by the coding sequence ATGACGACAAATTACATAAATACCTTGGCCCGGCGCCTGGCGCCTTGGGCGCTGCCCGTGGCCCTGCTGGCGGGCTGGCAACTGGCGGTGGTCGGTGGCTGGCTGTCGACGCGCATCTTGCCGGCGCCGAGTGCGGTCATCGAAGCCGGAGTGGCGCTGGTGCGTAGTGGCGAACTCTGGCAGCACCTGGCGATCAGTGGCTGGCGCGCTGCTATTGGCTTCGCAGTCGGCGGCGGCATCGGTCTGTCGCTGGGCTTTATCACCGGTCTGTCGACGTGGGGCGAACGCTTCCTCGACAGCTCGGTGCAGATGGTTCGCAACGTCCCGCACCTGGCGCTGATCCCCTTGGTGATTCTGTGGTTCGGCATCGACGAGTCGGCGAAGATTTTCCTGGTCGCCCTCGGCACGGTCTTCCCGATTTACCTCAATACCTACCACGGCATCCGCAACGTTGACCCGGCTTTGGTGGAAATGGCCCGCAGCTATGGCTTGTCCGGCTTTGGCCTGTTCCGCCAGGTGATCCTGCCCGGCGCGCTACCGTCGATCCTGGTCGGCGTGCGCTTCGCTCTCGGGTTCATGTGGCTGACGCTGATCGTCGCGGAAACCATTTCCGCCAGCGCCGGCATCGGCTACCTGGCGATGAATGCCCGCGAGTTTTTGCAGACCGACGTGGTGGTGCTGGCGATTCTGCTCTACGCAGTGCTCGGCAAGTTGGCCGATCTCGCCGCTCGCGGTTTGGAGCGGGTCTGGTTGCGTTGGCACCCGGCCTATCAAGTAGCCAAAGGCGGTGCGGTATGA
- a CDS encoding glutamine synthetase family protein — protein MSVPLRAVQLNEANAFLKEHPEVLFVDLLIADMNGVVRGKRIERTSLHKVYEKGINLPASLFALDINGSTVESTGLGLDIGDADRICYPIPNTLSNEPWQKRPTAQLLMTMHELEGEPFFADPREVLRQVVTKFDELGLTICAAFELEFYLIDQENVNGRPQPPRSPISGKRPHSTQVYLIDDLDEYVDCLQDVLEGAKEQGIPADAIVKESAPAQFEVNLHHVADPIKACDYAVLLKRLIKNIAYDHEMDSTFMAKPYPGQAGNGLHVHISILDKDGKNIFASEDPIESAPLRHAIGGVLETMGASMAFLCPNVNSYRRFGAQFYVPNSPCWGLDNRTVALRVPTGTADNVRIEHRVAGADANPYLLLASVLAGVHHGLTNKIEPNAPVEGNSYEQNEQSLPNNLRDALRELDDNEIMARYIDPKYIDIFVACKESELEEFEHSISDLEYNWYLHTV, from the coding sequence ATGTCGGTACCCCTGCGTGCCGTTCAGCTTAATGAAGCGAACGCGTTCCTTAAGGAACATCCTGAGGTCCTGTTCGTCGACCTTCTAATTGCAGATATGAATGGAGTGGTGCGCGGCAAGCGCATCGAGCGTACCAGCCTCCATAAGGTGTACGAAAAAGGCATCAATCTCCCCGCCTCTTTGTTTGCACTCGACATCAATGGCTCGACCGTGGAAAGCACCGGTCTTGGCCTGGATATCGGTGACGCCGACCGTATCTGCTACCCCATCCCCAACACCCTGAGCAATGAGCCTTGGCAGAAGCGCCCGACCGCGCAACTGTTGATGACCATGCATGAACTGGAAGGCGAGCCGTTCTTCGCCGATCCACGGGAAGTGTTGCGCCAGGTGGTGACGAAGTTCGACGAACTGGGCCTTACCATTTGCGCCGCTTTCGAACTTGAGTTTTATCTGATCGACCAGGAAAACGTGAACGGTCGGCCTCAGCCGCCACGTTCGCCGATTTCCGGTAAACGTCCGCATTCCACCCAGGTCTACCTGATCGACGACCTGGATGAATATGTCGACTGCCTGCAAGACGTCCTTGAAGGTGCCAAGGAGCAAGGCATTCCTGCCGACGCGATCGTCAAAGAAAGCGCCCCGGCCCAGTTCGAAGTCAACCTGCACCACGTCGCCGACCCGATCAAGGCTTGCGACTACGCGGTGCTGCTCAAGCGTCTGATCAAGAACATCGCCTATGACCACGAGATGGACTCGACCTTTATGGCCAAGCCCTACCCAGGTCAGGCCGGCAATGGTCTGCATGTGCACATCTCGATTCTGGATAAAGACGGCAAGAACATCTTTGCCAGCGAAGATCCGATCGAGAGTGCACCGCTGCGCCATGCCATCGGCGGTGTACTGGAAACCATGGGCGCCTCGATGGCGTTCCTCTGCCCGAACGTCAACTCCTACCGTCGTTTCGGCGCACAGTTCTATGTGCCGAACTCGCCGTGCTGGGGTCTGGACAACCGCACCGTAGCGCTGCGCGTACCGACAGGTACCGCCGATAACGTGCGCATCGAGCACCGTGTCGCTGGCGCCGACGCCAACCCCTACCTGTTGCTGGCCTCGGTATTGGCCGGCGTGCATCACGGCCTGACCAATAAGATCGAGCCCAATGCACCGGTAGAAGGTAACTCGTACGAGCAGAACGAGCAGAGCCTGCCGAACAACCTGCGTGATGCCCTGCGCGAGTTGGACGACAACGAGATCATGGCGCGCTATATCGACCCGAAATACATCGATATCTTCGTCGCCTGTAAGGAAAGCGAGCTGGAGGAGTTCGAACACTCGATCTCCGACCTCGAATACAACTGGTACCTGCATACCGTGTAA
- the aguA gene encoding agmatine deiminase produces MKTLNSIPRTDGFRMPAEWEAHSQTWMVWPERPDNWRLGGKPAQAAFSAVAKAIARFEPVTVCVSAGQYENARARLDEANIRLVEITTDDAWVRDTGPTFVTDDRGEVRGVDWAFNAWGGFDGGLYAPWQRDDQVASKILEIERCRRYRTEGFVLEGGSIHVDGEGTLITTEECLLNRNRNPHLGREEIETVLREHLAVETVIWLPDGLFNDETDGHVDNFCCYVRPGEVLLAWTDDVQNPNYPRCQAAMRVLESAKDAKGRSLIVHKMPIPGPIYATDAECAGVDLVAGTQERDPSIRLAGSYVNFLIVNGGIIAPSFDAPKDAEAKAILQSLFPTHEVVLVPGREILLGGGNIHCITQQQPAPQQR; encoded by the coding sequence ATGAAAACCCTAAACAGCATTCCGCGCACCGATGGCTTCCGCATGCCGGCCGAGTGGGAAGCACACAGTCAGACTTGGATGGTCTGGCCGGAGCGCCCGGACAACTGGCGCCTCGGCGGCAAGCCTGCGCAGGCCGCGTTCAGCGCGGTGGCCAAGGCCATCGCACGCTTCGAGCCGGTGACCGTCTGCGTCTCCGCCGGGCAATATGAGAACGCCCGCGCACGGCTCGATGAGGCCAATATCCGCCTCGTCGAAATCACTACCGACGACGCCTGGGTGCGCGACACTGGGCCGACCTTCGTGACCGACGACCGCGGCGAAGTACGCGGCGTGGACTGGGCCTTCAACGCCTGGGGCGGCTTTGACGGCGGCCTGTATGCACCATGGCAGCGCGACGATCAGGTAGCGAGCAAGATCCTCGAGATCGAGCGCTGCCGGCGCTATCGCACTGAAGGTTTCGTACTGGAAGGCGGCTCCATCCACGTGGATGGCGAAGGCACGCTGATCACCACCGAAGAGTGCCTGCTCAATCGCAACCGCAACCCGCACCTCGGCCGTGAAGAGATCGAAACGGTCTTGCGCGAGCACTTGGCGGTGGAAACGGTGATCTGGCTGCCGGATGGCCTGTTCAACGATGAGACCGACGGCCACGTCGACAACTTCTGCTGTTACGTGCGCCCAGGCGAAGTACTGCTGGCCTGGACCGACGATGTGCAGAACCCCAACTACCCGCGCTGCCAAGCGGCCATGCGGGTGCTGGAGAGCGCGAAAGATGCCAAAGGCCGCAGCCTGATCGTGCACAAGATGCCGATCCCTGGGCCGATCTACGCAACCGATGCGGAATGCGCTGGCGTCGATCTGGTCGCAGGGACGCAGGAGCGTGATCCGTCGATCCGCCTGGCCGGCTCCTACGTCAACTTCCTGATCGTCAACGGCGGCATCATTGCCCCGAGCTTCGACGCCCCGAAAGATGCCGAGGCGAAAGCCATCCTCCAGAGCCTGTTCCCAACCCATGAAGTGGTGCTGGTGCCAGGCCGGGAAATCCTCCTCGGTGGCGGCAATATCCACTGCATCACCCAGCAACAACCCGCGCCGCAACAGCGCTGA
- a CDS encoding GGDEF domain-containing protein, which produces MDEQTPLPPELEALTLALLHSRGEVERLREREQLFSSLLDSVNAVLWAFDWQAQRIIYVSPAYERIFGRSAGLLLADYGEWLNSIYPDDVEYAAASLAEVLVKGAVEAREYRILRADGQLRWLSDKCFISRQSAAGKPLIVVGIAEDITAQKQLEGELQRLATTDVLTQSSNRRYFFECAQSEFEQASQAAAPLAFLLLDVDDFKQINDTYGHQMGDVVLQRIAQCGAGALRCGDLFGRIGGEEFAALFPCCAPELAMQIAERLQREIQRLTFSCDEQIFGVTVSQGLTSLRSSDVALDALFARADAAMYQAKRQGKNQIVLA; this is translated from the coding sequence ATGGACGAGCAGACCCCTCTTCCGCCGGAACTCGAGGCGTTGACCCTGGCTTTGTTGCACAGTCGTGGGGAAGTCGAGCGCTTGCGTGAGCGCGAGCAGTTGTTCAGTTCCCTGCTCGATAGCGTCAACGCGGTGCTCTGGGCTTTCGACTGGCAAGCGCAGCGCATCATCTACGTCAGCCCGGCTTACGAACGGATCTTTGGCCGCTCCGCCGGGCTGCTGTTGGCCGACTATGGCGAGTGGCTTAATAGCATCTATCCGGACGACGTCGAGTACGCCGCCGCGAGTCTCGCCGAAGTGCTGGTCAAGGGCGCGGTCGAAGCTCGTGAATACCGCATCCTGCGCGCCGATGGGCAGCTGCGCTGGCTCAGCGATAAATGCTTTATCAGCCGCCAATCCGCTGCCGGCAAGCCGCTGATCGTGGTCGGGATTGCCGAAGACATCACCGCGCAGAAGCAGCTGGAAGGCGAGCTGCAACGGTTGGCGACCACCGATGTGCTGACGCAAAGCAGCAACCGCCGGTATTTCTTCGAGTGCGCTCAGTCTGAGTTCGAGCAGGCGAGCCAGGCAGCTGCTCCACTGGCCTTCCTGCTGCTGGATGTCGATGACTTCAAACAAATCAACGACACCTATGGTCACCAGATGGGCGACGTGGTGCTGCAACGAATTGCCCAATGCGGTGCCGGCGCGCTCAGGTGCGGTGACCTGTTTGGGCGTATCGGCGGTGAGGAGTTTGCCGCGCTGTTCCCATGCTGTGCGCCGGAGTTGGCGATGCAGATAGCCGAGCGCCTGCAGCGGGAAATCCAGCGATTGACGTTCAGCTGTGATGAGCAGATTTTCGGCGTCACTGTCAGCCAGGGGCTGACCAGCCTGCGGAGCAGTGACGTCGCCCTCGATGCGCTGTTCGCCCGTGCCGATGCAGCCATGTACCAGGCCAAACGGCAAGGCAAGAACCAGATCGTCTTGGCCTGA
- the ssuB gene encoding aliphatic sulfonates ABC transporter ATP-binding protein has protein sequence MTAFNPPQQLKRGIPLAVRGLHKAFGSRPVLQDIDLLIPAGQFVAVVGRSGCGKSTLLRLLAGLDSPSCGALLAGAAPLSEVREDTRLMFQDARLLPWKRVVDNVGLGLPGDWRERALAALQAVGLAERAHEWPAALSGGQKQRVALARALIHQPRLLLLDEPLGALDALTRIEMQQLIERLWQQHGFTVLLVTHDVSEAVAIADRVILIEDGQVGLDLPIALPRPRARGSARLAALEAEVLGRVLAHPPAPPTPDPVSPLPTQLRWAL, from the coding sequence ATGACGGCGTTCAATCCACCGCAACAGTTGAAGCGCGGTATTCCGCTGGCGGTGCGCGGCTTGCACAAGGCCTTCGGCAGCCGCCCGGTGCTGCAGGACATCGATCTGCTGATCCCTGCCGGTCAGTTCGTCGCGGTGGTCGGCCGTAGTGGTTGCGGCAAGAGCACGCTGCTGCGCCTGTTGGCCGGACTCGACTCACCCAGCTGCGGCGCCTTGCTGGCCGGCGCCGCGCCACTCAGTGAGGTGCGCGAAGACACTCGGTTGATGTTCCAGGACGCGCGACTGCTGCCGTGGAAACGGGTGGTCGACAACGTCGGCCTGGGCCTGCCTGGCGACTGGCGTGAGCGGGCGCTGGCCGCGCTGCAAGCGGTCGGTTTGGCCGAGCGGGCGCATGAATGGCCGGCGGCGTTGTCCGGTGGCCAGAAACAACGGGTGGCCCTGGCTCGCGCCTTGATTCACCAACCACGCCTGTTGCTGCTGGATGAGCCGCTCGGTGCACTGGATGCGTTGACCCGCATCGAGATGCAGCAACTGATCGAACGCCTCTGGCAGCAGCATGGCTTCACCGTGTTGCTGGTTACCCACGACGTCAGCGAGGCGGTGGCCATCGCCGATCGGGTGATCCTGATCGAAGACGGTCAGGTCGGCCTCGATCTACCGATCGCGCTACCGCGTCCTCGGGCCCGTGGCTCGGCGCGCTTGGCCGCGTTGGAAGCCGAAGTGCTCGGCCGCGTGCTCGCGCACCCGCCCGCGCCGCCGACACCCGACCCCGTTTCACCCTTGCCCACGCAATTGCGTTGGGCGCTGTAG
- a CDS encoding TOBE domain-containing protein, with the protein MTIKAINVRNQFKGVIKEVIEGPVLSEIDVQTTAGIVTSVITTRSVKELELGVGSEVIAFVKSTEVSIAKL; encoded by the coding sequence ATGACCATTAAAGCCATCAACGTTCGCAACCAGTTCAAAGGCGTGATCAAGGAAGTCATCGAAGGCCCGGTGCTGTCGGAGATCGACGTACAAACCACCGCGGGCATCGTCACTTCGGTGATCACCACCCGCTCGGTGAAAGAGTTGGAATTGGGTGTGGGCAGCGAAGTCATCGCCTTCGTCAAATCGACCGAGGTGTCGATCGCCAAGCTGTGA
- a CDS encoding polyamine ABC transporter substrate-binding protein, with protein MPRFLAPLLLALTPLLATPLPANAEELIRVYNWNDYIAPQVLTDFEKETGIRVEYHTFSTAEELEKALASSEAIDIAVPSHDTLPALIKAGRLQPLEMAKLPNRQHLDKALLSKLAAVDPQNRYAIPYLWGAIGLAVNTQLAEQAFGGPLPDSWSVLFDPAQSSRLASCGIGVLDAPDEVLAVLLNYQGHSLAHSPPRQIKRAGSVLNELRPHLKYVDSARYIDDLQQGQLCLALAWGGDALAAADTGQPVRFIVPDEGSVLFIDNLVIPSSAQRPDLAHRFIDYLMQPKVAALTTAQTLYPSGNADAKQFLDPALRDQPGLYPDSDTRRRLFALETLPEKLGPVRDQVWARFRSGQ; from the coding sequence ATGCCCCGCTTTCTCGCTCCGCTGCTGCTCGCTTTGACTCCTCTGCTGGCCACCCCGCTACCGGCCAACGCCGAGGAGCTGATCCGCGTCTACAACTGGAACGACTACATTGCGCCGCAGGTGCTCACGGACTTCGAAAAGGAGACCGGCATCCGCGTCGAATACCACACTTTCAGCACCGCCGAAGAATTGGAAAAAGCACTCGCCAGCAGTGAGGCCATCGATATTGCCGTCCCTTCCCATGACACCCTGCCCGCCTTGATCAAAGCCGGGCGCCTGCAGCCGCTGGAGATGGCCAAACTGCCTAATCGCCAGCACCTGGATAAAGCCCTGCTGAGCAAGCTCGCTGCGGTCGATCCGCAGAACCGCTATGCGATTCCCTACCTATGGGGCGCCATCGGCCTAGCGGTGAATACCCAACTGGCGGAACAAGCCTTCGGTGGCCCGCTACCCGATAGCTGGAGTGTGTTGTTCGATCCCGCCCAAAGCTCGCGCCTGGCCAGTTGCGGGATCGGCGTCTTGGATGCCCCGGACGAAGTCCTGGCCGTGCTCCTGAACTACCAGGGACATAGCCTGGCCCACAGCCCGCCGCGGCAGATCAAACGGGCCGGCAGCGTGCTCAATGAGCTGCGCCCACACCTCAAATACGTCGACAGTGCGCGCTACATCGACGACTTGCAGCAAGGTCAGCTGTGCCTGGCCCTGGCCTGGGGCGGCGATGCCCTGGCCGCCGCCGATACCGGCCAGCCCGTGCGCTTTATCGTGCCGGATGAAGGCTCCGTGCTGTTTATCGATAACCTGGTGATCCCCAGCAGCGCGCAACGACCCGATCTGGCGCACCGTTTCATCGACTACCTGATGCAGCCCAAAGTGGCCGCGCTGACTACCGCGCAAACCCTCTACCCGAGCGGTAACGCCGACGCCAAGCAGTTCCTCGACCCGGCGCTGCGCGATCAGCCGGGACTCTACCCGGACAGCGACACCAGGCGTCGCCTGTTCGCCCTGGAAACCCTGCCGGAGAAGCTCGGCCCGGTACGCGACCAGGTCTGGGCGCGCTTTCGCAGCGGCCAATGA
- a CDS encoding gamma-glutamyl-gamma-aminobutyrate hydrolase family protein gives MSRLPLIGVTACSKQIGLKHYHIVGDRYVRAVVVGAGGLPLIIPSLAELIDQPTLLESLDGLLFTGSPSNVEPHLYHGPASAPGTQHDPERDRTTLPLIRAAVAAGVPLLGICRGFQEMNVAFGGSLHQKVHEVGTFMDHREPENEPLEVQYAPSHPLHVQPGGVLAGLGLPDEIHVNSIHGQGVERLAPGLRVEALAPDGLIESISVEGAKSFALGVQWHPEWQVRSNPDYLAIFQAFGDACRKRASQRWA, from the coding sequence ATGTCGCGCCTGCCGTTAATCGGCGTTACCGCCTGCTCCAAGCAGATCGGCCTCAAGCACTACCATATTGTGGGTGACAGATACGTTCGTGCGGTAGTCGTCGGAGCCGGGGGCTTGCCGCTGATCATTCCATCGCTGGCTGAACTGATCGACCAACCGACCTTGTTAGAAAGTCTAGACGGTTTGCTGTTTACCGGCTCGCCATCGAATGTCGAACCTCATCTCTACCATGGCCCGGCCAGTGCGCCAGGCACTCAGCACGACCCTGAGCGTGACCGCACCACCTTGCCGCTGATTCGTGCGGCGGTGGCAGCCGGTGTTCCGCTGCTCGGCATCTGCCGCGGCTTCCAAGAAATGAACGTGGCCTTCGGCGGCAGCCTGCACCAGAAGGTGCATGAGGTCGGAACTTTTATGGATCACCGCGAGCCGGAGAACGAGCCGCTGGAAGTCCAATACGCACCAAGCCACCCGCTGCACGTGCAGCCGGGCGGTGTACTCGCCGGCCTCGGCTTGCCGGACGAGATTCACGTCAATTCGATTCATGGCCAGGGCGTTGAACGTCTGGCGCCGGGCCTGCGTGTTGAGGCTTTGGCTCCTGACGGGCTGATCGAGTCCATCTCGGTCGAGGGAGCCAAGAGCTTTGCCCTTGGGGTGCAATGGCACCCGGAGTGGCAAGTACGCTCGAATCCCGATTACCTCGCCATCTTCCAGGCATTTGGAGATGCCTGTCGCAAGCGGGCGAGTCAACGCTGGGCTTAG
- a CDS encoding TetR/AcrR family transcriptional regulator, giving the protein MQRPANARKPRASSQARIAGILAAARALLAEEGVAGLSIYSVAERAEMPPSSVYHFFASVPAILEALTADVHAAFRACLQQPIETSALRDWRDLSRLVEQRMLAIYAGDAAARQLILAQHGLSEVTQADRQHDIELGHLMHALFDHHFPLPVLPAEIDVFALALELSDRVYARSVQLHGEITPRLAEEGMRVFDVYLGLYLPPYLPKRDSQS; this is encoded by the coding sequence ATGCAGCGCCCCGCTAACGCTCGCAAACCACGCGCCAGCAGCCAAGCACGGATCGCCGGGATACTCGCCGCCGCCCGTGCCCTACTGGCCGAAGAAGGCGTCGCCGGCCTGTCGATCTACAGCGTGGCCGAACGCGCGGAGATGCCGCCGTCCTCGGTCTATCACTTCTTCGCCAGCGTGCCGGCCATCCTCGAAGCCCTCACCGCCGATGTGCATGCGGCCTTTCGCGCCTGCCTGCAACAGCCAATCGAAACCAGCGCCCTGCGCGACTGGCGCGACCTCTCCCGGCTGGTCGAACAACGCATGCTGGCGATCTATGCCGGCGACGCCGCCGCCCGCCAACTGATCCTCGCGCAGCACGGCCTTAGCGAAGTCACTCAGGCCGACCGCCAGCACGACATCGAACTCGGCCATCTGATGCACGCGTTGTTCGACCACCACTTTCCTCTGCCGGTGTTGCCAGCAGAAATAGATGTGTTCGCCCTGGCGCTGGAGCTTAGCGATCGTGTGTACGCGCGCTCGGTGCAACTGCACGGGGAGATCACACCCCGCCTGGCCGAGGAAGGCATGCGCGTCTTCGATGTGTATCTTGGTCTCTACCTGCCACCTTACCTGCCCAAGCGCGACTCGCAGTCCTAG
- the aguB gene encoding N-carbamoylputrescine amidase produces MSRIVTVAATQMACSWDRTANIANAEKLVRQAAAKGAQIILIQELFETPYFCQKPNPDYLQLATSVEENAAIAHFQKLAKELQVVLPISFFEHAGRARYNSIVIIDADGKNLGIYRKSHIPDGPGYHEKYYFNPGDTGFKVWQTRYAKIGVGICWDQWFPESARSMALLGAELLFYPTAIGSEPHDPNITSREHWQRVQQGHAGANLMPLIASNRIGREDQGDYHINFYGSSFIANQFGEKIAELNQTEEGVLVHSFDLDALEHTRSAWGVFRDRRPNLYGPIKTLDGELQS; encoded by the coding sequence ATGTCCCGTATCGTCACCGTCGCCGCCACGCAGATGGCTTGTTCCTGGGATCGCACGGCGAATATCGCCAACGCCGAGAAACTGGTGCGCCAAGCCGCTGCCAAAGGCGCGCAGATCATCCTGATCCAGGAACTGTTCGAGACCCCGTATTTCTGCCAGAAGCCGAATCCGGACTACCTGCAACTGGCCACCAGCGTGGAAGAAAACGCCGCTATCGCGCATTTCCAGAAGCTCGCCAAGGAACTGCAAGTGGTGCTGCCGATCAGCTTCTTCGAGCATGCCGGGCGGGCGCGCTACAACAGCATCGTGATCATCGACGCCGACGGGAAAAACCTCGGTATCTACCGCAAGAGCCATATCCCAGACGGCCCCGGCTACCACGAAAAGTACTATTTCAACCCGGGCGACACCGGCTTCAAGGTCTGGCAGACCCGCTACGCCAAGATCGGCGTGGGCATCTGCTGGGATCAGTGGTTCCCGGAAAGCGCGCGCAGCATGGCGCTGCTCGGTGCCGAACTGCTGTTCTACCCGACCGCCATCGGCAGCGAGCCGCATGACCCGAACATCACCTCGCGCGAGCACTGGCAGCGCGTGCAGCAGGGCCACGCCGGCGCCAACCTGATGCCGCTGATCGCCAGCAACCGCATCGGCCGCGAAGACCAGGGCGACTACCACATCAACTTCTACGGCTCGTCCTTCATCGCCAACCAGTTCGGCGAGAAGATCGCGGAACTCAACCAGACGGAGGAAGGTGTGTTGGTGCACAGCTTCGACCTGGATGCGCTGGAACATACCCGCAGCGCCTGGGGCGTGTTCCGCGACCGTCGGCCGAACCTTTACGGCCCGATCAAGACTCTGGACGGCGAGTTGCAGTCCTAA
- the desA gene encoding delta-9 fatty acid desaturase DesA: protein MWYNGFLDLSAWQVLAAILLMTHVTIVAVTVYLHRYSAHRALELHPALKHFFRFWLWLTTGQNTREWTAIHRKHHAKCETVDDPHSPVIKGLSTVLRTGAELYRAEAQNPETLRIYGKNCPEDWIERNVYSRFPIGGIVLMAIIDLALFGVIGITVWAVQMMWIPVWAAGVINGLGHAVGYRNFECRDAATNLVPWGILIGGEELHNNHHTYPNSAKLSVKKWEFDLGWAWIQVFSFLRLAKVQRVAPIAHRVAGKGNLDMDTAMAILNNRFQIMAQYRKLVIGPLVKQELAKADASVRHQFHRAKRLLSRETSLLEDKHHARIQVMLEQSQALKVIYEKRLALQQIWVKTSANGHDMLEAMKVWVHEAEASGIQSLRDFAEQLKTYSLRPALA from the coding sequence ATGTGGTACAACGGTTTTCTCGACCTGTCGGCCTGGCAAGTGCTGGCGGCTATTCTGCTGATGACGCACGTGACCATCGTCGCGGTCACCGTCTACCTACACCGCTACTCGGCGCACCGCGCGCTGGAGTTGCACCCGGCGCTCAAGCATTTCTTCCGTTTCTGGCTGTGGCTGACCACCGGCCAGAACACCCGTGAGTGGACGGCGATCCACCGTAAACACCACGCCAAATGCGAGACCGTCGATGACCCGCACAGCCCGGTGATCAAAGGGCTGTCCACTGTCCTGCGCACCGGCGCCGAACTGTATCGCGCAGAAGCGCAAAACCCCGAGACCCTGCGCATCTACGGTAAGAACTGCCCGGAAGACTGGATCGAGCGTAACGTTTATTCGCGCTTTCCGATCGGCGGTATCGTGCTGATGGCCATCATCGACCTGGCCTTGTTCGGCGTGATCGGTATCACCGTCTGGGCCGTGCAGATGATGTGGATTCCGGTGTGGGCCGCGGGGGTGATCAACGGCCTTGGCCATGCGGTCGGCTATCGCAACTTCGAATGCCGCGACGCCGCCACCAATCTGGTGCCGTGGGGCATCCTGATCGGCGGCGAAGAGCTGCATAACAACCACCACACCTACCCGAATTCGGCCAAGTTGTCGGTGAAGAAGTGGGAGTTCGACCTCGGTTGGGCCTGGATCCAAGTGTTCAGCTTCCTGCGTCTGGCCAAGGTGCAGCGGGTCGCGCCGATTGCCCACCGGGTGGCCGGCAAGGGCAACCTGGACATGGATACCGCCATGGCGATCCTCAACAACCGCTTCCAGATCATGGCGCAGTACCGCAAGTTGGTGATCGGGCCACTGGTCAAGCAAGAGCTGGCCAAGGCCGACGCCTCGGTCAGGCATCAGTTCCACCGAGCTAAGCGTCTGTTGTCGCGTGAGACCAGCCTGTTGGAGGACAAACATCACGCGCGCATCCAGGTCATGCTTGAGCAGAGCCAAGCGCTCAAGGTGATTTACGAGAAGCGTCTGGCGCTGCAGCAGATCTGGGTGAAAACCAGTGCTAACGGTCACGACATGCTCGAAGCGATGAAAGTCTGGGTACACGAGGCAGAGGCCAGTGGCATCCAATCGCTGCGCGATTTTGCCGAACAACTGAAGACTTACTCACTACGTCCAGCCTTGGCTTAA